The Zalophus californianus isolate mZalCal1 chromosome X, mZalCal1.pri.v2, whole genome shotgun sequence genome window below encodes:
- the MAGED1 gene encoding melanoma-associated antigen D1 isoform X3: MHSQMNLERAKDKGIQEEILLGSALARGTGAMAQKMDCGAGLLGFQAEASVEDSTLLMQTLMEAIQISEAPPTNQATAAGPNASPQSSQPPTASEMGDIQVLAAAARPKTAFKAQNATTKGPNGAYDFSQALNAKEMPSAPPKAAFKSQNATPKGPNAAYDFSQAATTNDLTANKSEMAFKAQNATTKVGPNATYNFSQSLSATEMANTQPKTAFKAWNDTTKAPTVDTQTQNINQAKMATSQPEVETNPGIPESDGAAAQTSADGSQAQNLESRTIIRGKRTRKINNLNVDENSSGEQRRAPLATGTWRSAPVPVTTQNPPGAPPNVLWQTPLAWQNPSGWQNQPARQTPPARQSPPARQTPPAWQNPVAWQNPVIWPNPVIWQNPVIWPNPIVWPGPVVWPNPLAWQNPPGWQTPPGWQNPPGWQGPPDWQGPPDWPLPPDWPLPPDWPLPTDWPLPPDWIPTDWPVPPDWQNLRPSPNLRPSPNSRASQNLGASQPRDVALLQERANKLVKYLMLKDYTKVPIKRSEMLRDIIREYTDVYPEIIERACFVLEKKFGIQLKEIDKEEHLYILISTPESLAGILGTTKDTPKLGLLLVILGVIFMNGNRASEAVLWEALRKMGLRPGYDWALSSLACLYHPLATEDGPRTASAWWSRGIGLGRYRAQGCDLGGSANSSKLYASSLISDLCARKLFSLDSVMVSDYGFLFYSTRVRHPLLGDLRKLLTYEFVKQKYLDYRRVPNSNPPEYEFLWGLRSYHETSKMKVLRFIAEVQKRDPRDWTAQFMEAADEALDALDAAAAEAEARAEARTRMGIGDEAVSGPWSWDDIEFELLTWDEEGDFGDPWSRIPFTFWARYHQNARSRFPQTFAGPIIGPGGTASANFAANFGAIGFFWVE; this comes from the exons gcTCTGCTCTTGCCAGAGGGACAGGAGCCATGGCTCAGAAAATGGACTGTGGTGCGGGCCTCCTCGGCTTCCAG GCTGAGGCCTCCGTAGAAGACAGCACCTTGCTTATGCAGACCCTGATGGAGGCCATCCAGATCTCGGAGGCTCCACCTACCAACCAGGCCACAGCAGCTGGGCCGAATGCTAGTCCCCAGAGTTCACAGCCCCCCACAGCCAGTGAGATGGGTGATATTCAGGTTTTAGCAGCTGCCGCTAGGCCCAAAACAGCTTTTAAGGCTCAGAATGCCACCACAAAAGGCCCAAATGGGGCCTATGATTTCTCTCAGGCTCTTAATGCCAAGGAGATGCCCAGTGCGCCACCTAAGGCGGCCTTTAAGTCCCAGAATGCCACCCCAAAGGGCCCAAATGCTGCCTATGATTTTTCCCAGGCAGCAACCACCAATGACTTAACTGCTAACAAGTCTGAGATGGCCTTTAAGGCCCAGAATGCCACTACTAAGGTGGGCCCAAATGCCACCTACAATTTCTCTCAGTCTCTCAGTGCCACTGAGATGGCCAACACTCAGCCTAAAACAGCCTTTAAGGCTTGGAATGACACCACTAAGGCCCCAACAGTTGATACCCAGACCCAGAATATTAACCAAGCCAAGATGGCCACTTCCCAGCCTGAGGTAGAGACCAACCCAGGTATCCCTGAATCTGATGGTGCAGCTGCACAGACATCAGCAGATGGTTCCCAGGCTCAGAATCTGGAGTCCAGGACTATAATTCGGGGCAAGAGGACCCGCAAG ATTAATAACTTGAATGTGGACGAGAACagcagtggggagcagaggcGGGCCCCACTGGCTACAGGGACGTGGAGGTCTGCACCGGTTCCAGTTACCACTCAGAACCCACCTGGCGCACCCCCTAATGTGCTCTGGCAGACCCCGTTGGCCTGGCAGAACCCATCAGGCTGGCAGAACCAGCCAGCGAGGCAGACCCCACCAGCACGTCAGAGCCCCCCAGCTAGGCAGACCCCACCAGCCTGGCAAAACCCAGTTGCTTGGCAGAACCCAGTGATCTGGCCGAACCCAGTGATCTGGCAGAATCCAGTTATCTGGCCGAACCCCATTGTCTGGCCTGGTCCGGTTGTCTGGCCGAACCCACTGGCTTGGCAGAATCCACCTGGATGGCAGACCCCACCTGGATGGCAGAACCCACCAGGCTGGCAGGGTCCTCCAGATTGGCAAGGCCCTCCTGACTGGCCTCTACCACCTGACTGGCCTCTACCACCTGATTGGCCACTCCCCACTGACTGGCCACTCCCACCTGACTGGATCCCCACTGATTGGCCAGTTCCACCTGACTGGCAGAACCTGCGACCCTCACCAAACCTGCGCCCCTCTCCCAATTCGCGTGCCTCACAGAACCTGGGTGCCTCACAGCCCAGAGATGTGGCCCTTCTTCAGGAAAGA GCAAATAAGTTGGTCAAGTACCTGATGCTTAAAGATTATACCAAGGTGCCCATCAAGCGCTCAG AAATGCTGAGGGATATCATCCGTGAATACACTGATGTTTATCCAGAAATCATTGAACGTGCATGCTTTGTCCTGGAGAAG AAATTTGGGATTCAGCTGAAGGAGATTGACAAAGAAGAACACCTGTATATTCTCATCAGTACCCCCGAGTCCCTGGCTGGCATACTGGGAAC GACCAAAGACACACCCAAGCTGGGTCTCCTCTTAGTGATCTTGGGCGTCATCTTCATGAATGGCAACCGTGCCAGTGAAG CTGTCCTCTGGGAGGCACTACGCAAGATGGGACTGCGTCCTGGGTATGATTGGGCTCTCTCATCTCTTGCCTGTTTATATCATCCTTTGGCAACAGAGGATGGTCCCAGGACTGCATCAGCCTGGTGGTCTAGGGGAATTGGTCTGGGGAGGTACAGAGCCCAAGGATGTGACCTGGGTGGATCAGCAAATAGTTCTAAACTCTATGCCTCTTCTCTCATCTCTGACCTCTGTGCTAGAAAGCTCTTTTCTTTGGACAGTGTCATGGTCTCTGattatggatttcttttttattctaccAGGGTGAGACATCCTCTTCTTGGAGATCTGAGGAAACTTCTCACTTATGAGTTTGTAAAGCAAAA GTACCTGGATTACAGACGAGTGCCCAACAGCAACCCTCCTGAGTATGAGTTCCTCTGGGGCCTCCGTTCCTACCATGAAACTAGCAAGATGAAAGTGCTGCGATTCATTGCAGAG gTTCAGAAAAGAGATCCTCGTGACTGGACTGCGCAGTTCATGGAGGCTGCAGATGAGGCCTTGGATGCTCTGGACGCTGCTGCAGCTGAGGCTGAGGCCCGGGCTGAGGCGAGAACCCGCATGGGGATTGGAGATGAGGCCGTATCTGGGCCCTGGAGCTGGGATGACATTGAATTTGAGCTGCTGACCTGGGATGAGGAAGGAGATTTTGGCGATCCCTGGTCTAGAATCCCCTTTACCTTCTGGGCCAGATACCACCAGAATGCCCGCTCCAGATTTCCTCAGACCTTCGCTGGCCCCATTATTGGTCCTGGTGGTACAGCCAGTGCCAACTTCGCTGCCAACTTTGGTGCCATTGGTTTCTTCTGGGTTGAGTGA
- the MAGED1 gene encoding melanoma-associated antigen D1 isoform X8, whose protein sequence is MKVCLPPRLPLPGVSHFHSSPHSASSNLSELSVKCSCKFIALVASVSGSALARGTGAMAQKMDCGAGLLGFQINNLNVDENSSGEQRRAPLATGTWRSAPVPVTTQNPPGAPPNVLWQTPLAWQNPSGWQNQPARQTPPARQSPPARQTPPAWQNPVAWQNPVIWPNPVIWQNPVIWPNPIVWPGPVVWPNPLAWQNPPGWQTPPGWQNPPGWQGPPDWQGPPDWPLPPDWPLPPDWPLPTDWPLPPDWIPTDWPVPPDWQNLRPSPNLRPSPNSRASQNLGASQPRDVALLQERANKLVKYLMLKDYTKVPIKRSEMLRDIIREYTDVYPEIIERACFVLEKKFGIQLKEIDKEEHLYILISTPESLAGILGTTKDTPKLGLLLVILGVIFMNGNRASEAVLWEALRKMGLRPGYDWALSSLACLYHPLATEDGPRTASAWWSRGIGLGRYRAQGCDLGGSANSSKLYASSLISDLCARKLFSLDSVMVSDYGFLFYSTRVRHPLLGDLRKLLTYEFVKQKYLDYRRVPNSNPPEYEFLWGLRSYHETSKMKVLRFIAEVQKRDPRDWTAQFMEAADEALDALDAAAAEAEARAEARTRMGIGDEAVSGPWSWDDIEFELLTWDEEGDFGDPWSRIPFTFWARYHQNARSRFPQTFAGPIIGPGGTASANFAANFGAIGFFWVE, encoded by the exons gcTCTGCTCTTGCCAGAGGGACAGGAGCCATGGCTCAGAAAATGGACTGTGGTGCGGGCCTCCTCGGCTTCCAG ATTAATAACTTGAATGTGGACGAGAACagcagtggggagcagaggcGGGCCCCACTGGCTACAGGGACGTGGAGGTCTGCACCGGTTCCAGTTACCACTCAGAACCCACCTGGCGCACCCCCTAATGTGCTCTGGCAGACCCCGTTGGCCTGGCAGAACCCATCAGGCTGGCAGAACCAGCCAGCGAGGCAGACCCCACCAGCACGTCAGAGCCCCCCAGCTAGGCAGACCCCACCAGCCTGGCAAAACCCAGTTGCTTGGCAGAACCCAGTGATCTGGCCGAACCCAGTGATCTGGCAGAATCCAGTTATCTGGCCGAACCCCATTGTCTGGCCTGGTCCGGTTGTCTGGCCGAACCCACTGGCTTGGCAGAATCCACCTGGATGGCAGACCCCACCTGGATGGCAGAACCCACCAGGCTGGCAGGGTCCTCCAGATTGGCAAGGCCCTCCTGACTGGCCTCTACCACCTGACTGGCCTCTACCACCTGATTGGCCACTCCCCACTGACTGGCCACTCCCACCTGACTGGATCCCCACTGATTGGCCAGTTCCACCTGACTGGCAGAACCTGCGACCCTCACCAAACCTGCGCCCCTCTCCCAATTCGCGTGCCTCACAGAACCTGGGTGCCTCACAGCCCAGAGATGTGGCCCTTCTTCAGGAAAGA GCAAATAAGTTGGTCAAGTACCTGATGCTTAAAGATTATACCAAGGTGCCCATCAAGCGCTCAG AAATGCTGAGGGATATCATCCGTGAATACACTGATGTTTATCCAGAAATCATTGAACGTGCATGCTTTGTCCTGGAGAAG AAATTTGGGATTCAGCTGAAGGAGATTGACAAAGAAGAACACCTGTATATTCTCATCAGTACCCCCGAGTCCCTGGCTGGCATACTGGGAAC GACCAAAGACACACCCAAGCTGGGTCTCCTCTTAGTGATCTTGGGCGTCATCTTCATGAATGGCAACCGTGCCAGTGAAG CTGTCCTCTGGGAGGCACTACGCAAGATGGGACTGCGTCCTGGGTATGATTGGGCTCTCTCATCTCTTGCCTGTTTATATCATCCTTTGGCAACAGAGGATGGTCCCAGGACTGCATCAGCCTGGTGGTCTAGGGGAATTGGTCTGGGGAGGTACAGAGCCCAAGGATGTGACCTGGGTGGATCAGCAAATAGTTCTAAACTCTATGCCTCTTCTCTCATCTCTGACCTCTGTGCTAGAAAGCTCTTTTCTTTGGACAGTGTCATGGTCTCTGattatggatttcttttttattctaccAGGGTGAGACATCCTCTTCTTGGAGATCTGAGGAAACTTCTCACTTATGAGTTTGTAAAGCAAAA GTACCTGGATTACAGACGAGTGCCCAACAGCAACCCTCCTGAGTATGAGTTCCTCTGGGGCCTCCGTTCCTACCATGAAACTAGCAAGATGAAAGTGCTGCGATTCATTGCAGAG gTTCAGAAAAGAGATCCTCGTGACTGGACTGCGCAGTTCATGGAGGCTGCAGATGAGGCCTTGGATGCTCTGGACGCTGCTGCAGCTGAGGCTGAGGCCCGGGCTGAGGCGAGAACCCGCATGGGGATTGGAGATGAGGCCGTATCTGGGCCCTGGAGCTGGGATGACATTGAATTTGAGCTGCTGACCTGGGATGAGGAAGGAGATTTTGGCGATCCCTGGTCTAGAATCCCCTTTACCTTCTGGGCCAGATACCACCAGAATGCCCGCTCCAGATTTCCTCAGACCTTCGCTGGCCCCATTATTGGTCCTGGTGGTACAGCCAGTGCCAACTTCGCTGCCAACTTTGGTGCCATTGGTTTCTTCTGGGTTGAGTGA
- the MAGED1 gene encoding melanoma-associated antigen D1 isoform X4, which produces MAQKMDCGAGLLGFQAEASVEDSTLLMQTLMEAIQISEAPPTNQATAAGPNASPQSSQPPTASEMGDIQVLAAAARPKTAFKAQNATTKGPNGAYDFSQALNAKEMPSAPPKAAFKSQNATPKGPNAAYDFSQAATTNDLTANKSEMAFKAQNATTKVGPNATYNFSQSLSATEMANTQPKTAFKAWNDTTKAPTVDTQTQNINQAKMATSQPEVETNPGIPESDGAAAQTSADGSQAQNLESRTIIRGKRTRKINNLNVDENSSGEQRRAPLATGTWRSAPVPVTTQNPPGAPPNVLWQTPLAWQNPSGWQNQPARQTPPARQSPPARQTPPAWQNPVAWQNPVIWPNPVIWQNPVIWPNPIVWPGPVVWPNPLAWQNPPGWQTPPGWQNPPGWQGPPDWQGPPDWPLPPDWPLPPDWPLPTDWPLPPDWIPTDWPVPPDWQNLRPSPNLRPSPNSRASQNLGASQPRDVALLQERANKLVKYLMLKDYTKVPIKRSEMLRDIIREYTDVYPEIIERACFVLEKKFGIQLKEIDKEEHLYILISTPESLAGILGTTKDTPKLGLLLVILGVIFMNGNRASEAVLWEALRKMGLRPGYDWALSSLACLYHPLATEDGPRTASAWWSRGIGLGRYRAQGCDLGGSANSSKLYASSLISDLCARKLFSLDSVMVSDYGFLFYSTRVRHPLLGDLRKLLTYEFVKQKYLDYRRVPNSNPPEYEFLWGLRSYHETSKMKVLRFIAEVQKRDPRDWTAQFMEAADEALDALDAAAAEAEARAEARTRMGIGDEAVSGPWSWDDIEFELLTWDEEGDFGDPWSRIPFTFWARYHQNARSRFPQTFAGPIIGPGGTASANFAANFGAIGFFWVE; this is translated from the exons ATGGCTCAGAAAATGGACTGTGGTGCGGGCCTCCTCGGCTTCCAG GCTGAGGCCTCCGTAGAAGACAGCACCTTGCTTATGCAGACCCTGATGGAGGCCATCCAGATCTCGGAGGCTCCACCTACCAACCAGGCCACAGCAGCTGGGCCGAATGCTAGTCCCCAGAGTTCACAGCCCCCCACAGCCAGTGAGATGGGTGATATTCAGGTTTTAGCAGCTGCCGCTAGGCCCAAAACAGCTTTTAAGGCTCAGAATGCCACCACAAAAGGCCCAAATGGGGCCTATGATTTCTCTCAGGCTCTTAATGCCAAGGAGATGCCCAGTGCGCCACCTAAGGCGGCCTTTAAGTCCCAGAATGCCACCCCAAAGGGCCCAAATGCTGCCTATGATTTTTCCCAGGCAGCAACCACCAATGACTTAACTGCTAACAAGTCTGAGATGGCCTTTAAGGCCCAGAATGCCACTACTAAGGTGGGCCCAAATGCCACCTACAATTTCTCTCAGTCTCTCAGTGCCACTGAGATGGCCAACACTCAGCCTAAAACAGCCTTTAAGGCTTGGAATGACACCACTAAGGCCCCAACAGTTGATACCCAGACCCAGAATATTAACCAAGCCAAGATGGCCACTTCCCAGCCTGAGGTAGAGACCAACCCAGGTATCCCTGAATCTGATGGTGCAGCTGCACAGACATCAGCAGATGGTTCCCAGGCTCAGAATCTGGAGTCCAGGACTATAATTCGGGGCAAGAGGACCCGCAAG ATTAATAACTTGAATGTGGACGAGAACagcagtggggagcagaggcGGGCCCCACTGGCTACAGGGACGTGGAGGTCTGCACCGGTTCCAGTTACCACTCAGAACCCACCTGGCGCACCCCCTAATGTGCTCTGGCAGACCCCGTTGGCCTGGCAGAACCCATCAGGCTGGCAGAACCAGCCAGCGAGGCAGACCCCACCAGCACGTCAGAGCCCCCCAGCTAGGCAGACCCCACCAGCCTGGCAAAACCCAGTTGCTTGGCAGAACCCAGTGATCTGGCCGAACCCAGTGATCTGGCAGAATCCAGTTATCTGGCCGAACCCCATTGTCTGGCCTGGTCCGGTTGTCTGGCCGAACCCACTGGCTTGGCAGAATCCACCTGGATGGCAGACCCCACCTGGATGGCAGAACCCACCAGGCTGGCAGGGTCCTCCAGATTGGCAAGGCCCTCCTGACTGGCCTCTACCACCTGACTGGCCTCTACCACCTGATTGGCCACTCCCCACTGACTGGCCACTCCCACCTGACTGGATCCCCACTGATTGGCCAGTTCCACCTGACTGGCAGAACCTGCGACCCTCACCAAACCTGCGCCCCTCTCCCAATTCGCGTGCCTCACAGAACCTGGGTGCCTCACAGCCCAGAGATGTGGCCCTTCTTCAGGAAAGA GCAAATAAGTTGGTCAAGTACCTGATGCTTAAAGATTATACCAAGGTGCCCATCAAGCGCTCAG AAATGCTGAGGGATATCATCCGTGAATACACTGATGTTTATCCAGAAATCATTGAACGTGCATGCTTTGTCCTGGAGAAG AAATTTGGGATTCAGCTGAAGGAGATTGACAAAGAAGAACACCTGTATATTCTCATCAGTACCCCCGAGTCCCTGGCTGGCATACTGGGAAC GACCAAAGACACACCCAAGCTGGGTCTCCTCTTAGTGATCTTGGGCGTCATCTTCATGAATGGCAACCGTGCCAGTGAAG CTGTCCTCTGGGAGGCACTACGCAAGATGGGACTGCGTCCTGGGTATGATTGGGCTCTCTCATCTCTTGCCTGTTTATATCATCCTTTGGCAACAGAGGATGGTCCCAGGACTGCATCAGCCTGGTGGTCTAGGGGAATTGGTCTGGGGAGGTACAGAGCCCAAGGATGTGACCTGGGTGGATCAGCAAATAGTTCTAAACTCTATGCCTCTTCTCTCATCTCTGACCTCTGTGCTAGAAAGCTCTTTTCTTTGGACAGTGTCATGGTCTCTGattatggatttcttttttattctaccAGGGTGAGACATCCTCTTCTTGGAGATCTGAGGAAACTTCTCACTTATGAGTTTGTAAAGCAAAA GTACCTGGATTACAGACGAGTGCCCAACAGCAACCCTCCTGAGTATGAGTTCCTCTGGGGCCTCCGTTCCTACCATGAAACTAGCAAGATGAAAGTGCTGCGATTCATTGCAGAG gTTCAGAAAAGAGATCCTCGTGACTGGACTGCGCAGTTCATGGAGGCTGCAGATGAGGCCTTGGATGCTCTGGACGCTGCTGCAGCTGAGGCTGAGGCCCGGGCTGAGGCGAGAACCCGCATGGGGATTGGAGATGAGGCCGTATCTGGGCCCTGGAGCTGGGATGACATTGAATTTGAGCTGCTGACCTGGGATGAGGAAGGAGATTTTGGCGATCCCTGGTCTAGAATCCCCTTTACCTTCTGGGCCAGATACCACCAGAATGCCCGCTCCAGATTTCCTCAGACCTTCGCTGGCCCCATTATTGGTCCTGGTGGTACAGCCAGTGCCAACTTCGCTGCCAACTTTGGTGCCATTGGTTTCTTCTGGGTTGAGTGA
- the MAGED1 gene encoding melanoma-associated antigen D1 isoform X7, which yields MAQKMDCGAGLLGFQAEASVEDSTLLMQTLMEAIQISEAPPTNQATAAGPNASPQSSQPPTASEMGDIQVLAAAARPKTAFKAQNATTKGPNGAYDFSQALNAKEMPSAPPKAAFKSQNATPKGPNAAYDFSQAATTNDLTANKSEMAFKAQNATTKVGPNATYNFSQSLSATEMANTQPKTAFKAWNDTTKAPTVDTQTQNINQAKMATSQPEVETNPGIPESDGAAAQTSADGSQAQNLESRTIIRGKRTRKINNLNVDENSSGEQRRAPLATGTWRSAPVPVTTQNPPGAPPNVLWQTPLAWQNPSGWQNQPARQTPPARQSPPARQTPPAWQNPVAWQNPVIWPNPVIWQNPVIWPNPIVWPGPVVWPNPLAWQNPPGWQTPPGWQNPPGWQGPPDWQGPPDWPLPPDWPLPPDWPLPTDWPLPPDWIPTDWPVPPDWQNLRPSPNLRPSPNSRASQNLGASQPRDVALLQERANKLVKYLMLKDYTKVPIKRSEMLRDIIREYTDVYPEIIERACFVLEKKFGIQLKEIDKEEHLYILISTPESLAGILGTTKDTPKLGLLLVILGVIFMNGNRASEAVLWEALRKMGLRPGVRHPLLGDLRKLLTYEFVKQKYLDYRRVPNSNPPEYEFLWGLRSYHETSKMKVLRFIAEVQKRDPRDWTAQFMEAADEALDALDAAAAEAEARAEARTRMGIGDEAVSGPWSWDDIEFELLTWDEEGDFGDPWSRIPFTFWARYHQNARSRFPQTFAGPIIGPGGTASANFAANFGAIGFFWVE from the exons ATGGCTCAGAAAATGGACTGTGGTGCGGGCCTCCTCGGCTTCCAG GCTGAGGCCTCCGTAGAAGACAGCACCTTGCTTATGCAGACCCTGATGGAGGCCATCCAGATCTCGGAGGCTCCACCTACCAACCAGGCCACAGCAGCTGGGCCGAATGCTAGTCCCCAGAGTTCACAGCCCCCCACAGCCAGTGAGATGGGTGATATTCAGGTTTTAGCAGCTGCCGCTAGGCCCAAAACAGCTTTTAAGGCTCAGAATGCCACCACAAAAGGCCCAAATGGGGCCTATGATTTCTCTCAGGCTCTTAATGCCAAGGAGATGCCCAGTGCGCCACCTAAGGCGGCCTTTAAGTCCCAGAATGCCACCCCAAAGGGCCCAAATGCTGCCTATGATTTTTCCCAGGCAGCAACCACCAATGACTTAACTGCTAACAAGTCTGAGATGGCCTTTAAGGCCCAGAATGCCACTACTAAGGTGGGCCCAAATGCCACCTACAATTTCTCTCAGTCTCTCAGTGCCACTGAGATGGCCAACACTCAGCCTAAAACAGCCTTTAAGGCTTGGAATGACACCACTAAGGCCCCAACAGTTGATACCCAGACCCAGAATATTAACCAAGCCAAGATGGCCACTTCCCAGCCTGAGGTAGAGACCAACCCAGGTATCCCTGAATCTGATGGTGCAGCTGCACAGACATCAGCAGATGGTTCCCAGGCTCAGAATCTGGAGTCCAGGACTATAATTCGGGGCAAGAGGACCCGCAAG ATTAATAACTTGAATGTGGACGAGAACagcagtggggagcagaggcGGGCCCCACTGGCTACAGGGACGTGGAGGTCTGCACCGGTTCCAGTTACCACTCAGAACCCACCTGGCGCACCCCCTAATGTGCTCTGGCAGACCCCGTTGGCCTGGCAGAACCCATCAGGCTGGCAGAACCAGCCAGCGAGGCAGACCCCACCAGCACGTCAGAGCCCCCCAGCTAGGCAGACCCCACCAGCCTGGCAAAACCCAGTTGCTTGGCAGAACCCAGTGATCTGGCCGAACCCAGTGATCTGGCAGAATCCAGTTATCTGGCCGAACCCCATTGTCTGGCCTGGTCCGGTTGTCTGGCCGAACCCACTGGCTTGGCAGAATCCACCTGGATGGCAGACCCCACCTGGATGGCAGAACCCACCAGGCTGGCAGGGTCCTCCAGATTGGCAAGGCCCTCCTGACTGGCCTCTACCACCTGACTGGCCTCTACCACCTGATTGGCCACTCCCCACTGACTGGCCACTCCCACCTGACTGGATCCCCACTGATTGGCCAGTTCCACCTGACTGGCAGAACCTGCGACCCTCACCAAACCTGCGCCCCTCTCCCAATTCGCGTGCCTCACAGAACCTGGGTGCCTCACAGCCCAGAGATGTGGCCCTTCTTCAGGAAAGA GCAAATAAGTTGGTCAAGTACCTGATGCTTAAAGATTATACCAAGGTGCCCATCAAGCGCTCAG AAATGCTGAGGGATATCATCCGTGAATACACTGATGTTTATCCAGAAATCATTGAACGTGCATGCTTTGTCCTGGAGAAG AAATTTGGGATTCAGCTGAAGGAGATTGACAAAGAAGAACACCTGTATATTCTCATCAGTACCCCCGAGTCCCTGGCTGGCATACTGGGAAC GACCAAAGACACACCCAAGCTGGGTCTCCTCTTAGTGATCTTGGGCGTCATCTTCATGAATGGCAACCGTGCCAGTGAAG CTGTCCTCTGGGAGGCACTACGCAAGATGGGACTGCGTCCTGG GGTGAGACATCCTCTTCTTGGAGATCTGAGGAAACTTCTCACTTATGAGTTTGTAAAGCAAAA GTACCTGGATTACAGACGAGTGCCCAACAGCAACCCTCCTGAGTATGAGTTCCTCTGGGGCCTCCGTTCCTACCATGAAACTAGCAAGATGAAAGTGCTGCGATTCATTGCAGAG gTTCAGAAAAGAGATCCTCGTGACTGGACTGCGCAGTTCATGGAGGCTGCAGATGAGGCCTTGGATGCTCTGGACGCTGCTGCAGCTGAGGCTGAGGCCCGGGCTGAGGCGAGAACCCGCATGGGGATTGGAGATGAGGCCGTATCTGGGCCCTGGAGCTGGGATGACATTGAATTTGAGCTGCTGACCTGGGATGAGGAAGGAGATTTTGGCGATCCCTGGTCTAGAATCCCCTTTACCTTCTGGGCCAGATACCACCAGAATGCCCGCTCCAGATTTCCTCAGACCTTCGCTGGCCCCATTATTGGTCCTGGTGGTACAGCCAGTGCCAACTTCGCTGCCAACTTTGGTGCCATTGGTTTCTTCTGGGTTGAGTGA